In a genomic window of Wyeomyia smithii strain HCP4-BCI-WySm-NY-G18 chromosome 1, ASM2978416v1, whole genome shotgun sequence:
- the LOC129722060 gene encoding mesencephalic astrocyte-derived neurotrophic factor homolog: protein MYRVILVLTTLLALLSDAVYALKDGDCEVCVKTVEHFASTLDETSKTDTKKIEDEFKKFCKTAKNKEQRFCYYLGGSEESATGILNELSKPLSWSMPAAKICEKLKKKDAQICDLRFDKEIDINAVDLKKLKVKDLKKILSDWNEDCEGCLEKTDYIKRIETLKHKYVKSEL, encoded by the coding sequence ATGTACCGTGTAATTTTGGTACTAACAACATTGCTAGCACTACTATCAGATGCCGTGTACGCCCTTAAAGATGGAGACTGCGAAGTATGCGTCAAGACAGTCGAACATTTTGCCTCAACGCTGGATGAAACGTCCAAAACCGACACAAAGAAAATAGAGGACGAATTCAAAAAGTTCTGCAAAACTGCAAAAAACAAAGAGCAAAGGTTTTGCTACTACCTCGGAGGTTCGGAAGAATCTGCTACCGGAATACTAAACGAACTCTCCAAACCACTGAGCTGGTCTATGCCCGCTGCCAAGATCTGCGAGAAGCTCAAAAAGAAGGACGCCCAAATTTGCGACCTGCGATTTGACAAAGAAATCGATATCAACGCCGTAGATCTGAAAAAACTGAAGGTGAAGGATTTGAAGAAGATTCTCTCCGACTGGAACGAGGACTGTGAGGGTTGCCTGGAGAAAACCGACTATATAAAGAGAATTGAAACGTTGAAGCATAAATATGTGAAGTCGGAGTTGTAA